In a single window of the Streptomyces sp. NBC_00094 genome:
- a CDS encoding class E sortase, whose protein sequence is MARARNRIAGIISVFGELLITAGLVLGLFVVYSLWWTNVVADRAADQDGAQVRDGWADGPGALDTKDGIGFLHVPAMDDNEVLVKRGTSSGILNNGVAGYYTDPVKSALPQDEKGNFTLAAHRDGHGAKFHNIHKLKTGDAIVFESKDTWYVYKVYKTLPSTTKYNVDVLQPVPKESGKTKPGRYITLTTCTPMYTSDYRYIVWGELERTEKVDRDRTPPAELR, encoded by the coding sequence GTGGCACGCGCGCGCAACCGGATCGCCGGGATCATCAGCGTCTTCGGCGAACTCCTCATCACAGCGGGCCTGGTGCTCGGGCTCTTCGTCGTCTACTCGCTGTGGTGGACCAACGTCGTCGCCGACCGCGCCGCCGACCAGGACGGCGCCCAGGTCCGCGACGGCTGGGCCGACGGCCCCGGCGCGCTCGACACGAAGGACGGCATCGGCTTCCTGCACGTGCCGGCCATGGACGACAACGAAGTCCTGGTCAAGCGGGGCACCAGCAGCGGCATCCTCAACAACGGCGTCGCCGGCTACTACACCGACCCGGTCAAGTCCGCCCTCCCGCAGGACGAGAAGGGCAACTTCACGCTGGCCGCGCACCGCGACGGGCACGGCGCGAAGTTCCACAACATCCACAAGCTGAAGACCGGCGACGCGATCGTCTTCGAGTCCAAGGACACCTGGTACGTCTACAAGGTCTACAAGACCTTGCCGTCGACCACGAAGTACAACGTGGACGTCCTCCAGCCCGTCCCGAAGGAGTCCGGCAAGACCAAGCCGGGCCGCTACATCACGCTGACGACCTGCACCCCGATGTACACCTCGGACTACCGGTACATCGTCTGGGGCGAACTGGAACGCACGGAGAAGGTCGACCGCGACCGCACCCCTCCGGCGGAGCTGCGCTGA
- a CDS encoding class E sortase, with protein sequence MTTGSPWFRDTDGPGPEPIPVDPYGHGEQRVSYEPAYEPVREPAYEPAYEPAYEPVREPVRESAYEPVHEPVYEQPQVSPYEPGPTHASAYEPRPAQEAPYEPVNAPYEAEEAPRVPRDETMPIRAVEPLPGPGRAERRRAAKGGGGGRGKSRGASPTGPTGPTTPEARPLSRVEARRAAREAKDSVGVVASRIVGELFITFGVVMLLFVTYQLWWTNVRADQQTDRAKEQIADTWAKGDSKPEAFEPGEGFAIMYIPKLDVVVPIAEGINKTKVLDKGMVGHYAEGTLKTAMPSARQGNFAVAGHRNTHGEPFRYINQLKPGDPIVVETQDAYYTYEMASILPQTAPSNISVIDPVPKGSGFTKPGRFITLTTCTPEFTSTYRMIVWGKMVEERPRSKGKPAALVG encoded by the coding sequence GTGACGACGGGCTCGCCGTGGTTCCGGGACACGGACGGCCCGGGTCCCGAGCCGATACCCGTGGACCCGTACGGGCACGGAGAGCAGCGGGTGTCTTACGAGCCCGCCTATGAGCCCGTGCGCGAGCCCGCTTACGAGCCTGCTTACGAGCCCGCCTATGAGCCTGTGCGCGAGCCTGTGCGTGAATCCGCTTACGAGCCCGTGCACGAACCCGTCTACGAGCAGCCCCAGGTGTCTCCGTACGAGCCCGGGCCGACGCACGCGTCCGCGTACGAGCCCCGGCCGGCTCAGGAGGCCCCGTACGAGCCCGTGAACGCGCCGTACGAGGCCGAAGAGGCCCCGCGGGTCCCGCGTGACGAGACGATGCCCATACGGGCCGTGGAGCCCCTCCCGGGGCCCGGGAGGGCCGAGCGGCGCCGGGCCGCCAAGGGCGGAGGCGGAGGCAGGGGCAAGAGCCGGGGCGCGAGCCCCACCGGCCCCACCGGCCCCACCACTCCCGAAGCCCGGCCTCTTTCCCGCGTCGAGGCCCGACGGGCCGCCCGCGAGGCCAAGGACAGCGTCGGCGTCGTCGCCAGCCGGATCGTCGGGGAGCTCTTCATCACCTTCGGCGTCGTCATGCTCCTCTTCGTCACCTACCAGCTGTGGTGGACGAACGTCCGGGCCGACCAGCAGACCGACCGGGCCAAGGAACAGATCGCGGACACCTGGGCCAAGGGCGACAGCAAGCCGGAGGCCTTCGAGCCCGGCGAGGGCTTCGCCATCATGTACATCCCCAAACTGGACGTCGTCGTGCCCATCGCCGAGGGCATCAACAAGACCAAGGTCCTCGACAAGGGCATGGTCGGTCACTACGCCGAGGGCACGCTCAAGACGGCCATGCCGTCCGCCAGGCAGGGAAACTTCGCGGTCGCCGGACACCGCAACACCCACGGCGAGCCGTTCCGGTACATCAACCAGCTCAAGCCCGGCGACCCGATCGTCGTCGAGACCCAGGACGCGTACTACACGTACGAGATGGCGAGCATCCTGCCCCAGACCGCGCCGTCGAACATCTCGGTGATCGATCCGGTCCCGAAGGGTTCGGGCTTCACCAAGCCCGGCCGGTTCATCACGCTGACCACCTGCACGCCCGAGTTCACCAGCACGTACCGCATGATCGTCTGGGGCAAGATGGTCGAGGAACGCCCGCGCAGCAAGGGAAAGCCGGCCGCGCTCGTAGGCTGA
- a CDS encoding aminodeoxychorismate/anthranilate synthase component II has translation MSARILVVDNYDSFVFNLVQYLYQLGAECEVLRNDEVELSHAQDGFDGVLLSPGPGAPEQAGVCIDMVRHCADTGVPVFGVCLGMQSMAVAYGGVVDRAPELLHGKTSPVTHEGKGVFAGLPSPFTATRYHSLAAEPTALPAELEVTARTEDGIIMGLRHRELLVEGVQFHPESVLTEHGHLMLANWLEQCGDKGAVGRSAGLAPVVGKAVA, from the coding sequence GTGAGCGCGCGAATTCTCGTCGTCGACAACTACGACAGCTTCGTCTTCAACCTCGTTCAGTACCTCTACCAGCTCGGTGCCGAGTGTGAAGTGCTCCGCAACGACGAGGTCGAGCTGAGCCACGCCCAGGACGGCTTCGACGGCGTCCTGCTGTCGCCCGGGCCCGGCGCGCCCGAGCAGGCCGGGGTCTGCATCGACATGGTCCGCCACTGCGCGGACACCGGCGTGCCCGTCTTCGGCGTCTGCCTCGGCATGCAGTCGATGGCCGTGGCGTACGGCGGCGTCGTCGACCGCGCGCCCGAGCTGCTGCACGGCAAGACCTCGCCGGTCACGCACGAGGGCAAGGGCGTCTTCGCGGGCCTGCCCTCGCCCTTCACCGCGACCCGCTACCACTCGCTGGCCGCCGAGCCGACCGCCCTGCCGGCCGAGCTGGAGGTCACCGCGCGGACCGAGGACGGCATCATCATGGGGCTGCGCCACCGTGAACTGCTCGTCGAAGGGGTGCAGTTCCACCCCGAGTCGGTCCTCACCGAGCACGGCCACCTGATGCTCGCCAACTGGCTGGAGCAGTGCGGCGACAAGGGGGCGGTCGGCCGGTCGGCGGGGCTCGCGCCGGTGGTGGGCAAGGCCGTCGCGTGA